The Streptomyces laurentii region CATGCGGGTGGACACCCCGCGGTCCCCCTATGGGCCGATCGCCCTGTACTCGCTCGAAGAGCAGGGGCCGACGCAGAGGAATTGACGGAGACGCCACCGGCGCGAAGCGCTCAGACACCCCACGCGGTGAACGCCGCCCAATGGAGCGGTGCGGCGAAAGGCCTTTCGCCGGGCGCGAGTCGGGTGGTGTACGGGTCGGCCAGGGCCGCCAGACGCGGCCGGGAGGCGGTGTACCGCGCGAGTTCCTCCCCGGTGAGTTCGCGCAGCCATCCGCGTGCCTGCCGCAGGGCCGACACCGGGGAGAACCCCTCTCGGTCGGGCGCGGGTACGACCAGCTCGTAGAAGTACGTCATGAGCAGCGCGGTCACCATGTCGTTCACCTGCCACAAGCCGGCCACCACGCACGCCGCCCCGGTCTGCAGGAAGCCGGCCGCGAGCCCGCGGAACTCGTCCGGCGCCTCCACCATCGCGTAGTGGCCCGACTGGCACGCGCCGGCCACGGCCAGCCGGCAGGCGGACAGCCGCCGGTGGAGCAGGGTGTCCATGTCCAGGCGCCCGTCGGCCAGGGCGAGGGTGCCGCCCGCCCCGTCGAACCCGCCGCTGCCGTGGCAGCCGAGGTGCAGGTACGAGGCCTCGGCGAGGTGGCCGAGCACCCAGTCCACGGTCGCCGCCGAGCCCACCGCGCACTTGCTGTCCCCGAACAGGCCGCGAATCTGGTCGAGTTCGGCCTGGCTGCCGGGGAGCGAGCCGTCGGGGTCGGCCACGGCCACCAGCCGGGGCACGGCCCGGGGCGGCCGGGCGGCCGCAGCGCGGCACGCCGCGTACACCGCGGCGGACGGGGAGACGGTCAGGGTGCCGAGGTCGTCGAGTAAGACGTCCTCCCCGAGCGGCACGGCGTGCAGCGGCACCACGCCCAGAAGCCCCGTCGGGACGACGACGGCCGCGTTCTCCGGGTCGTCTGCCAGCAGCCGCGCCACCGGCCGCAGCAGCGGCGCGAGGGCGGCGAGCCGGTCAAGGGCGCGCGGGAGCTGACGTCTGCGCCGGAGTACTCCGCCCTCCTGCGCCAGGAGCAGCCCCGGGGCGGGGTCGGGGTCGGCCGGATCCACGAGCAGGAGGTGGACGAGGGACTCGCTGCTCACGTCCGGCACCGGGACGGCCTGCGCGGCGATCCGCGCGTCCGCCGGCGTGCCCGCCGCCGTGTCCGCTGTCGTGCCCGTTGTACGGGGCAGCGTGAGGACGTAGCTGCCCCAGGGCGCGCTCACCAGGTAGGCCAGTGGGCTGCCGCCCGCCGCCCGGACGATGTCCGTCAACTCGTCAGCACGCAGGAAGCGTTCGAAGCCGGGGATCGCTCGGATCTCCTCGATGGCCGCGCGCACGGCGCGTTCGGCGTCGGCCTCCTCGCGCGCCGCGAGGACGGGGACGCCGGTCGCCGCCCGGGGTGCCGCGCCGACCGTGGAGCGGTAGCGGGCCAGTGCCTGCCGGTAGCGGAGGGCGGTGGCGGGATCGGTCCGTTCCAGGGCGTCGAGGTCCTGCGTGCCCCGGCCGGCCGTGACCGAGAGTTCGCAGGCCAGTCCGCGTTCCATGGCTTCGACCGCGCGTTCCGGGTGGCCCGCCCTGGCCAGTAGATAGGCGGCCTGTCGGGCGATCCGGGTGACCTGGGCGAGGACGCTTCTGCGCCCGGCGCCGGTGACCTGGGCGTCGTACAGCGCGTTCACGGCGGTCAGCATGTCCGACGCGACATCGGCCGCCTCGTTCCACCGTCCCGCCGAGGTGTGGGTGTGGAGCAGTTCCCGGGCGATGGCGAGGTGCCGGGAGGGGGACACCGCGGGTGGTGTCGCCGCCAAGGCGGTGCGGCGCAGCCGCTCGCTCCCGGCGCTGTCCGCGCCCTCCAGGTGGTCGTTGGCCCGGGCCAGCAGCCAGGTGATGTGGCCGGTGTCGAGGAAGCCGGGGTGCGCGGCGGCGAGGTCCAGGGCGGCGGTCGCCGCCTCGCGCGCGCCGTGCGCGTCGTGTGTGTCGACGGGATCGCGGGACAGCAGCATGTCGGCCAGATTGCACTGGATACGGGACCACAGCGCCGCGTCGTCACGTGGGCCGAGGTGTCGCAGGGCCTCCCGGTAGCACCGTTCCGCCTGTCGCAGGTCCTCCGCTTCGGCCCGGCGGTACAGCAGCAGGCCGAGGTTGAGCATCGAGTAGGCCCAATCGACCCGGTTCCACTCAGGGGAGCGTTTCTCCAGTCCGGCCCGGACGTGCTCGATCCCGAGGGTGAGGTCGTCGGGGCTCCGGCCCGGTCGTTCCGACAGATGCAGTCCGTAGTTGGTCTGGACCCGGGCCCAGACCTCGGGATGCTCACGGTGGTCCAGTGCGGTCGCGCGCGCCAGCAGGTCGCGTACGGTCTCCCAGGTCTCCAGCCGGTCGCCGTCATCGCGCAGGCCGTGTGCGACGGCGAGGTTGTTCGCGACCTCCACCCACTGCAGGGTGCCTTCGGGGAGCCGGCGCAGTGCCCGTTCGAGGACCTGGACGGCCTCGGCCGGATCGGGCTCCCGCCCGCTCTGGACGGCCAGCACCAGCTGTCTGCCGAGCCGTGCGGCAAGCTCGGTCTCCATGTCCTCCTCGCCCAGGTCGGCGGCGAGCGCCAGCGCCTCCCGGGCCACGGGGACGATCTCCGGCCCTTCGTGGTTCCGGACCTTGAGGCACATCACGCGCAGCCGTGACCGCAGGCCGCCGCCCAGGGCGGCCCACGCCTCGGCGCAGTGGCGGATCGCGACCGCCGTGGGCGTGTGGCCGTCGCACAGTTCGTCCAGGAGCCGCTGGCGGATACGCAGGGGCTCTTCGAGCGGTGTGCCCTCGGCCGCGCGGAGTTCCGCGCGCCCCGCTTCGCGTATGCGGGTCCCGTCCGTCAGTTCCGGGTGGGCGCGGACGAGCTCTGGGAGGTCGTCGGGCAGGCAGCCCAGCGTCGCGGCCAGGAGCTCCGCGATCCGGGTGTCCTCACGTTCCCCTTCGAGGACACGGAGGAAGACCCGGTAGTTCGCGACCGTCGGCTCTCCCTCGGGCCGCAACTCCCGGCATGCTGCCTCGGGGTCCGTCAGATCCCGTTCGAGGTCGCGGGCCAGGACGTACGGGAGCAGCCGGCGCGGCAGCGGGATCACCTGCCCGAGGAAGAGGCGGCCCACGAAGGCCCCGGCTCGGCCGGCCTGCTCCAGGAGGGGCGGCGCGGACGGCGGCGCGCCGTGCTGGAGCTCTGCGACGGACACCGCGAGCAGCAGAGGTGCCACCCGGCCGGGGCGCAGGACCAGCAGGGGCGCCTCGATGTGTGTTCTCGTGCCGCAGACGGGGCAGTCCAGCCAGGAGACGCCCGGAGCGGGGGCCGTAAGGACGTCGGCCCGCTCACGTGCGTCGATGATCCGCCAGGCGGGTGCCGTGCGCTCCCGTCCACAGGTTTCGCAGTGCCATGTGTACGGCACCCTCGCCGAGACCGTCACCCCGTACCCCCTCCTCTCCGCTCCCCTCCCGATCGGGCGGCTACTTGCCGCCGGTGATCTGCGACAACAGGGCCGTCAGGACCCGCCCGAGGGAGGAGTCCCGCATGGCCCGTTTGCGGATGGCCAGGCTCCACTTGCCTTCCGTGTCCCGCTTCGCGGTCACCTCGGTCTGCAGGAAGGCGATGGCGAGCGCGGCGACCGAGAGCGTGACGGGGTCGAACCGGTCCATGGGCGACCGCGCGTACGCGACGGCCTCGCCGGCCGTCTCCGCCAGGTCCTCGCTCGTGGTCACCGCGTAGGCCAGGACGCGACGAGCCAACTCACCCTGAGGCAGGGGCAGTTGATCGGAATCCGCGTACTGCTCCAGCTCCGCTGAAGCCACCTCGACCTTCAGCTCGCCGCCCTCCGAGGCCATGTCGCGCGCGGCGGGAAGCAGCCCGCGATCCTCCGCCAGCGCGGTCAGCGCGCGGACGGCCTCGTCGTCGGAGAGCGTGCTGATGGACCGCTCCAGATCAGTTCGACTCGACATGTCCGCAATTCTGGCCCGGATGAGGGAAGTGCGGGGGAAATTACGCGAGTTAGATGGGGCGGAGCGGTGATCTGCCCTTCCGGGCACAGGTCGTCGCACGGACGCTCGCGAGCACTTGACGAGGATCCCAGGCGCAGGGCTGCCGGCGGCCGGCTGTCCGTGTCGAGGGTGGGGAAGGTGCCGAGAGTGGCGTGAGGAGGCGGGCGGTACCCCGCCGCCAAGGCGGATCCCGCCCTACCGCTGACGCTGATCATGTGTGCCTGTCATGGCGATACGCTCGCAGAAGGAGCTGACAGTCGTCGCGGCCACCGCCCCCGGGCTGCACGACGCGGCACCCGAACATGTCGCCCATACCGACTCCCTCACCGACGTGATCACCGCCGAGCTGCGGATGGCCGGCGCGGTGGTGACGTCGACCGAGCGCGTCGACCCGGCCCCGGAGGAAGGCTGGACGCTCCGCTGCGCCGGACCGGACGAGACCATAGGCGGAGATGAACCCCTGCGGCCCCCGTCCGAGTCGGACCACGAGTAGTTGTTCCCCTGTGCCTCGGGAGACCACCGGTGATGCGCGTACTGATCCGCATCAGCGTCTCATGGACCACAACGCGATCGCCCGTGGCCGGGATGTCGTCGACTTTCGGGCCCCCGCCCGGCAGTTGGGCGTAGGGGTTGCCGGCCGCCTGCCGGGCCTCTGCCTCCAGAGGGCCCGTTCTTCAGGACCTGCCCCGGGTCGGGAACGGGGCTTTTGACAGCCGGCACGGCGCGATAGGCCGCGTCGAGCTCGGAGGGACACGTCTCGCGGTCCTCACGCGTTCTCCCAGTCCCAGGCTCCGGCATAGGCGGCCTCGCCGGTGCGGCGGGCCTGGGTGATCGCGTTCAGGCGTCTGAAGTCGCGGGGTGGCATCAGGGCCTTCCAGTCGTCCAAGGGCAGGACACGGGCTTCGTCGTGTTCCCGTGGGGCCAGGGTGATCGAGCGGATCTGGTCTGCGGTGAGCCGTCCGCCGTCGAAGATCAGGCCGATGGTGCTGTAGGGCCAGCCGCTGCCGGGCAGGCCGTGGACGGTGGCCAGGAGCTTTGGCGGGATCGTGAGGACGAGTCCGGTCTCCTCCCGGCATTCGCGTACAGCCGTCTCCCAGGGGCGCTCGCCGGGGTCCATCACCCCGCCCACGAGCTGCCAGGGGTGGGAAGGGGAGTAGACGGAACGGAGTTGGAGCGGCCGGTCGTCCTGGTCGGTGAAGTAGACGCAGGCGAACGCGGTGCACTTCGGCACCGTCGCGGCGTACTCCTCGGGCGGCAGCCAGGCCGCGTCGTCCACCGGAGCATGCGCTGCCGGCTGTTCCGGAAGGCGAGTCATCCGCATCAGCGCCGGACTGCCCGCGAACCCCAACTGCTCATACAGTGAGGCGGCTTCCTCGGTCGCGTGCAGCTCGAACAGGGTGACGCCTTCCTGCCTCAGGCGGTCCAATAGTGCGGACACGGCGGCCCGGGCGTATCCCTGGCGCCGGTGGGCGGGTTCGGTGGCCACCGCGTGGATACGGGCGGCCAGCCCCTTGGGGTACCGCGGGGCCGGCAGGACGGGGTGGATCAGGCCCAGGGCGCACGCGGCGAGTCCGCCCGCCGGGGAGTCGATGACGTAGGCGCGGGCGTCGCCGCCGGGCCCGAGCCGCTCGGCGAGCTGATCGCGGCAGACGCCGAGCCACTTCTCGTCCAGGGGCTCGGTCAGGACGAAGGCCGAGCGCAGTCGGCTGATCTCGGCGGCGTCGTCCGGCGTAGCCGGCCGCGGGACCAGGACCGCGGCGGTCGCGGATTCGTGCCTCATCGCCGCGTCGTCCCTTCATCAGCCCCTCGAAGGGCGGCCGGATCAGGGGCGAGGGCGATGGTCATCCACAGTGGGGCCTCCTCGCGGTAGGAGTGCCCGACAGGATCGGTGTCGCTGAGGTCGTCGAGGCTGAAGCCGGTGACCATGACCATGCTTGAGTCTTCGGCGACGGAGACGAGATGCGTTCCACAGCGAGGGCAGAAGCCGCGGCGCAGGGTCGGCCAGGTCGAGTACCACGTCGGCTCGCCACCGGGACCGATCCATGCCAGTCCGTCCTTCCGGAAGCCGACCCACAAGACGGCCGGGCCACCGGAGATACGCGTCTCATGGCGGCAGGAACACAGGTGCGGATCGTCGGGGATGCCTTCGACCCGGTACACGATGTCCCCGCACTGGCAGCGTCCGGTCCGCGACTCGACGGCTGCTTCCGGCGTGGTGCCTGCGGCGGGTGCGGCGGCGGGGTCAGAGAGGCTTGGCATGGGTCTCCTTGTCCGTGTTCAGAGGAAGAGCGGGTGCCACTGCGGGCCGGGGCGAACGCGCGCGAGTTCGCGCCGGGGGAGGGCGCTGCGGATGCGCGCGTCCGTTCAGTCGGGGATCAAGCCCCTCCCAGGGCTCCGGCGGTTGCCTTGCCGCGCCGCGCGGGGGAGGGGAAGTCCCGGTCCCGGCCCGGCCACTGGAACACCAAGCGGCAGCGCACCAGGTCCACGGTGTCTCCGGCGGGCAGCAGCTCGTCGGGAGTGCCGGCCGGGTGGACCGTCAGGACGGGATCGGCATGCCGGATGTGGTCGTCGGCCCGTACGTGGCGGTCCCAGGAACGGACCGTGGCCGTCAGCTGCTCGGCGAGCCGTGGACCCCGCTCGCCGAAGGCGTGGACGATCCACTCCCACTCCTTGTCCTCGGGGCGCTCGTCGTTCCGGGTCCGGACCGGGAGCAGGCAGGCGAGCGAGGCGTCGTCGACGATGGCCGGGGCATCGCGGTCTTTCGCGATGCCGGTCACGCCTTCGTCCGGGTCCTGGTGGGCGGTCAGGCGGCAGAACGCGGGCAGCGTGGTGGCCGCGTACAGCTGCAGCGAACCGACGTGGGGGCCCACGCCGATGGTCACGCCGGTGGCGACCTCGTGCCGGGTGCCGCGCAGCGCCTTCTCCAGATCCGCGGTCCCGGCGGTGGTGCCGCGCTCGAATCGGAGCGTCAGCCCGCCGTCGAGAAGGGGGACGAACGGCACGGTGCGGGCCTGCTGTCCCTGATCGCGGACGAAGCCGCAGGAGGTGAACCGATGGGCGTGCAGCACCTGACCGCGGCGCTCGAAGGCGATCGCCCGGGTGTAGCCGTTGATCTCCAGCGGCAGGACCAGCTTCCCGCCCTCGGCCAGCTGATCCCGCCAAGCAGGCGCGATGTCCCGGCAGTTGTAGGTGATCACACTGCCGTCGAAGCCGCCGCGCGGTACGAGGTGGGCGGGCGCGCCGAGGGCCGCGTCGGACTCGACGGCGGCGACGCGCCCGCTGCCGGCCTCTCTGGTGAGGGCGCGGGTACGGCGTACGACCCACGGGTCGATGTCCACGGTCACCACACGCCCGTCGGGCCCGGTGACATGGGCGATCAGCTCGGCGTTGTAGCCGCCCGAGCCCGCCTCGAACACGATCGCGCCCGGCTTCAGGTGAAGGCTTTCGATCATGTCGGCCTGCAGCCAGGCCGCGGACACCGAGCTGATCGCCGCTCCGGTCACGTCGCGCCGGGTGATCACGGCGCGGTCGCCGCCGTCGTACGCGGCCGTCAGGCTCGCCTCCGGGGCGAAACGGTGGCGGGGCACGGTCCGCAGCGCGTCGCGGACCGGCTCGGACGGGGCCCAGCCGCCGTCGACGACCGTTCGGGCCATCGCCTGCCGCAGCCGGACGGCTTCGGCCGGTTCACCCGGCACGGTCGGCCGCTCGGCGGCGTGGGGGTAGGTGGTCACGGGCGGCAGGCCGGGAACGACCCCGGGCCATACGGCATCCAGCGCCTGGGCGGCCGGGACGAACACATCCCCCGCACAGGTGAGAGCGGACAGGTCGAAGAACTCCCAGCGGGAGAACAGCTCCGGTTCCGGGTTGGCCAGGGTCCCCGTCCAGGCGGTGATACGGACGACGGCCGTGAGCCGGGGTACGCCGTGGCTGTCGTCGACCAGCGTCGTCAGCACGTGCGCGTCCGCCGGCTCGGCGACCAGGCCCGTCTCCTCGGCGAGTTCGCGTACCGCCGCAACGGCGAAGTCCTCCGGGCCGGCGGTCTTGCCGCCGGGCAGCTCCAGCATGCCGCGCCGGGACCGGCCGAGCAGAACCCGGCCGGCGTCGTCGGTGACGACGGCGAGGACACCGATCAAGCCGTGGCCGGTGGTCGGCCGCTTCTCGACGGCCCGAGTCCCCGCAGGGCGGAAGCCACGCAGGACCAGGAAGGCCAGACCGTCCGCGTCCAGCCGCTCCACATGCCGCCAGCCGGCCGTGAGCAGGACGATCTCGTCCTCGTCCAGGGCGATTCCGCGCCGTTCCTCAGGCGTGCTCTCCGCCAACGGAGTGATGACGACGAGGGCGCCGCCGTCGCGCAGCCGTCCACCCAGCCCGTGAACGACGCGACCTCGGTCCTTCACGAACGGGTACATCAGCCGGAGCGTGATCAGGTCGTATCCGTCGTAGTGCAGCGGGGCCGGGTCGTCGTGCTCGATGTCCAGACGCAGCCAGCGAACCCGTTCGATGCCGGCGTACTCCTCCCGGGCCCGGGCGATCGCGCTGGCGGCGAAGTCGACGGCGTCCACGCGGTAGCCGAGACCGGTGAGGCAGACGGCCAGCTCCCCGGTACCGCAGCCCACGTCGAGCGCCCGGCCGCCGCCCTCGGGTGCGGAAGCGTGCTTCGCGAGCAGTTCCCGCTCGCGCTCACCGACCGGCCGGAAGTTCTTGCCGTCGCTGAAGTGCTTCTCCCACTGGTCACGGGCGATGTACGTCAACGTGCTGCTCCTGGTGTGGTGGCGGGCGGTGGGGGTGGTCAGAGGCATGGCGCGGAACGGAGCCGGGCCAGGGCGCGGCGGCCGCGCTCCACCAGCTCGGGGTCGCCGTGGGCGGCGCCGTAGGAGATGCCGGAGACGGCATCCAGGACGGACAGGACCGTCAGCGTGGCCTCTTCCGCGGTGGTCAGGGCACGGCCGTAACCCTCCATGAAGGCGGCGAGGAGGTCGGGGCGGCCGTGCCAGGCGTCGGAAAGCCGTACGAGGTCCCGTACCGCCGGGCCTTCCTCCGACCGTTCGAAATCGATCAGGAACAGGTCGCCGGCATCCGGGTCCCAGCGCAGATTGCGCAGTTGGAAGTCCCCGTGAGTGGGCACCTCTTCCACGGCGGGCAGGGTGGCGGCAGTCCCGGCGACGGCGCGGATGAACTCCTCGTCCCCGGGTACGAGATGGGCGCGTGCTCCGTCCAGGTGCCGCTCCAGCTTCCCCAGCGGCGGTGTTCCGGCGCCCGGGCGGGGTGGGGCGCTGCGGTGGATGCTCGCCGCGAACCGTCCGATGCGCCGGAAGATCCGCCGCTGCTGCCGGGGCGGGTGGACGGCGCCCTGCAGAGACCGGCCTCCCATCGCCGTGACCACCACCGCCCGCAGCCCCGTGTCGGCGGCCACCAGCCGCGGCACGGCCGCGCCCAGGGCGGGCACCCAGGTCCGGTAGGCCGTCACCTCCCGGCCGTGGGAGCGCTCGTTCCGGTGGACCTTCACGAACCATTCGCCGCCCTCGGCGCCACGGGCACGCCACACGCGGCTGCCCTTGCGGGCCCAGGAGACGTCCGTCCAGGCGCTGACGCGCCCGACCGCTGCCTCGGCGAACTCCCGTACCCGCCGGTCGGGCATGCCCTGAGCCGCGTCAGCGGAGAGCCGCACCACGTCAAGGTGGTTCGGTCCTGGCGCGAGTGCGGCCCGCAGCTGCCCGGCGATCCGTGCGGCCTCCTCGGCCGGTACCTCGAGCAGCCCGGCGCTCTCCCACAGCAGGGCGGCGGTCTGCTGCCGGTCGTACGGCATGCCGGGCGGCAACGCGGCCACGTGAATGTGGACGTGGGAATTGCCGCTGTTCGAACCGAGGCTCAGCACGTAGATCCGCTCGGTCGGCACCGTCTCCTTGAGCGCGGCCCCGGCACGGTGGACGACCTGCCAGAGCATGGCGGACGTCTCCTCGGTGAAGTCGCCGATCACGTCCTCGCGGTGCCGGACCGGAGCGACCAGCAGCTTGCCGAGCAGGGTCGGGTACCGGTCCAGAAACACGACATGGTGTTCGTCGCGGTAGACGATCTCGTGCCGGAACTCCGGATCCCCGGCCAGCATGCGACAGATGAAGCACGGGCCGGTCCGGGACCGTTCCGCGTACGCCTGTTCGTCGAACTCGACTCGTTTCACCGCGTCGTTCCCTTCCCCAGGCCGTCGGCGAGGGACTCCTCCAGCTGTCGCATGGTCGTGGTGAAGGCGGCTTCGAGGTCGATGCCGTAGAGCTCGGCGATCACGACGACGGACCACAGACAGTCCGCCAACTCGTGCCCGAGGCCGGGTCCCGGCGGTGTCGGCCGGACGCCGTCGGCGGCCTGGGTGAGCTGGGCGAGGTCGCCGACGTCACCGACGAAGCCGAGCACGAAGTCGTGCCGCTCCCACGTGCGGCCACGCCTGGCCTGATTGAGCTCGTCGTAAAGGCCATGGACGCGCATGGCCTGCCTCGTGATCTCGCTGAGGTCCACGGTCGGTCTCCGATCATCTGAGGGGGCGGCTGTCGTACGGCGGGGTGCGTGGGGCCGGTCAGCTTGCCGATCTCGCCGAGGGCCAAGACGCCCTCGCCGGTGCCGCGCAGGACCACGGTCCGCGTGGACACCGGCTCGTGCGGGGTCCGGCGCCGCTCCGGAGCGCGGTCAGGGAATTCCGGCCGTTGTCCGGAGCGCCTGCGCGATCCGGTCGGCCGTCGGTCCCGGTGTGTGGGCCGCAAGTCGTGTGCGTGGTCACCTGCCCGCCCGGATCAGCTCGAGAACCTCCGTGGTGGGCCGTACATCGCCGAAGGAGCGGTAGAGGGTCCGCAGGGCGGCGTTGTGGACCTCGTCGCTGCCGGCGGCCGTGCCATCGGCCACCACGATCACCCGCGAGCCCAGGGTGAAGGCGTCGCGCGTCGACCCGGCCACGCACACGTCGGTGACGACCCCGCACACCACGACCGTGTCGATGAGGCGCTCGGCCAGCAGGCCGGGCAGCGGGCAGCACCCGGGGAAGAACGTGCTGACCGCGGTCTTCTCCACGAGCAGGTCGCGGTCCTCGTCCACCGTGAACTGCGGCCACAGACGTCGGGCGAGCGGGCCGCTGCCTCCGGAGGTACGGAACAGCTCCGCGATCTCGGGGCCGTAGAACTCCTCGCGGACCGCACGCCGCCCGCCGGAACCCGGAAGTACCCAGGCGACCAGGCCGCCGGCCTGCCGCAGAGCGCCCGCCAGCGCCTCGATCCGCGGGATCACCCCGCGCTCGTACGGCCCGTCGGAGAACGGCACCATGTCGATCACCACCAGGGCGGTGCGGGCCGGGTCGAGCCGGGGGTAGGCGTGGCGGCGGCCGGCGTGGGCGGGCCGAGCGGGCCGGGTGGGCCGGGTGGTCGTCGGTGAGCGATGGTCGGACGTGGTGGATGAGTCGCAACTCAACGCGCCTCCAGAGATGCCCGAGCGGTGTCACAGAACTCAACGACGGCACCTATGCGTTCGAACACACGTATTTCAGTCGTGTTGAGGGCCCTGGGCCCAGCGGGTCGTCTCGTGTGCGCGATACACGGACCCGTGCGGCACAAAGGCCCCTGCAGAGGAGGATGTTGGCCGAAACGCCGGTGACCCACCCCACCGCGTTCCAAGGGAGGCGGCGTCCGGCCCCGAACGCCGGTCCGGGGTTCCTTCGTGGGCTGCCGAGCCGGATGCTCGATGCCCGCGGTGTTTGCGCCTCGTGGGAGAACCGGTCCGCCCCGCCATTCACGGCGTACCGAGATGACGGGACGCTGGTGGTGGTGGTGGGGCGGGTAGGGGAGGCGGTGCCTCAGCGGCGTCCGGACAGTTCCACGTAGCAGGCGTAGGCGCCCTCGATGTCGACATCCGGGCCGGTGTAGGAAGAGCTGGAGGAGGCCCCGCCCCAGGTGTAGAAGGTTCCGGCCGGGCGGGCGCGGTTCACCCAGGCGGCGGGGGCGGTGTCGAACTTCGTACGGCAGCGGTCCCCGGCCTTGCGGTCGGCGACCCCGTCCGGGTTGTCCTGGATGGTCTCCTTCACCTCGACCTGGCCGAAGACCCGCACATCGGCGCCCTTGCCGCAGGGGACGACACGGACCAGGGAGAGGCTGCCGCCGAGGCCGGTATTGGCGGAGCCGCAGGCCCCGGGCTTCACTTCGGTGAGCCGGGTGAGGGCCTGCTCCGCGTCCCTGAGTTTTCCGCCCGCGGCGCCGGCGGCCGGAGCGGGGACCTTGGTGGTGCCGTGGCCGGTGAGGACGTACTCCGCCTTGAGCGAGGTGACGCCCTTGAGCCGGCCTCCCTTGTGCAGCGCCGCCAGCGCGGGCGTGTAGTCGGCGCCGGCCCGCAGGAGCCGCCCCTGTTTGTCGAGGACGACGGTCAGAGTGATCTGTTCGCTGCCCTCGAAGTACAGCAGGGCGTGCTGGAAGGCGCGCGGGAGCGCGGGCGCGGCCGTCCGCGGTGGCACGGACAGCTCGTACGTACGGACTCCGTGGGCGCCCTTGGCCGGCTGCTTCGTCGCGTGGGCGGTGCGGACCACCTCGGCGAGGGTCCCGCCGTACGGGGCGCTGTCGCCGGCCCGGACGAGGGCTCCCTCGAAGTCGTCGACGATGTCCATGGACGCCCGCGAGGAGTAGCGCAGCCAATCGCCCTGCCGGGTCAGGTAGTCGACCCGATTGCCCTGGACCTCGTACGTCTCGCGCACGGCGGATCCGCCCGCCCGGCCGCCGAGGTCACTCGCGGCGTCGTCGGGGAAGCGGCGCGGGATCGTGAGCTCGCGCTCGGCACGGGCGGTGTCGGCGGCGTAGTCCTGTGTGCCGGTGGAGGTGTCCACGGCGGTGCCGTAGCTGACCGTCGCGGTGAACGCCGAGGACCCGGCCGCCGCGGTGGCCTTGGAGGCGGCGGAGAGCTGGCCGTCGAGCCGCGTCTCGAAGACGGGTGTCGCGATGGGTGCGGGGCTTCCGGTCCCCTTGGCGCCGCCGGCCTCCGCCTGGCAGGCCGGGAGTGCCGTGAGCAGCAGCGGCAGCAGGGCCGTGGCGGCTCGGCGGCCACCTCCGCGTTCATACCTGGCCCCCGGATTCGTGTTCTTCATTCCCCACCCCAAGATCGATTGAGGTGATCCTACGTGCCGGTGATCAGCGGTTTTCCGCTACCCGGAAGGTCAGACGGGCGACGGGGGCGCGGTCGTCGACCAGGGGGGGCGGCCCACTCCCGGTCCCGCCCGCCGACGGCATGTGGCCACGGTACGACCGTACTTCGTGATCATTCCTTCACACCATGGCCGCCTCCGCGAGCGAGGTCAACAAGGCCCTCAGCGGACTGTACGGCCACGTCAGACGCCTGGAGCGGGACGAGCCGGAACCCGGGGAGACGAGGGAGGCGGCCCTCCGGGCCCAAGCGGAGATCTGGGACCTGCTGCGGGACATGAGAACCATGATGCGCCGCGACCTCGGCGTGACCTCGGCGCCCCTGCTCGCCCAGCCGTCGGGTCGGACGCGCGCCGTGCGGTGAGGAGAGTCTCTTACGGGGCGGTGCGGCGGGGGCCGTCGGTGTGGCGGCGGCGGACCCAGAGAGGGAGGACGAACCAGCAGAGCAGGTACCAGACCAGGAGCCCGGCGACCAGCCAGGGTACGAGCGGCGCGCCGGTCGCGACGCGCAGCACCAGCAGAAGCGCGGCGCACAGGGTGGCGAGGAGCAGGACGAGGCCGGCGAAGGTCAGCCGGGACGCCCAGGTCACCGCCCGGGGCTTGAGGCGGCGGCCGGCGACCATCCGGTGGAACGACACGGGGCCGATGAGCGCTCCGGTCGCGGCGGCGCCGAGGCACACCGTGACGACATAGATGGTCCGG contains the following coding sequences:
- a CDS encoding mazG nucleotide pyrophosphohydrolase (COG1694 Predicted pyrophosphatase;~MazG nucleotide pyrophosphohydrolase [Nocardia brasiliensis ATCC700358];~Nucleoside Triphosphate Pyrophosphohydrolase EC 3.6.1.8) MazG-like domain foundin a group of uncharacterized proteins from bacteria and archaea; cd11543;~identified by MetaGeneAnnotator; putative) — protein: MRVHGLYDELNQARRGRTWERHDFVLGFVGDVGDLAQLTQAADGVRPTPPGPGLGHELADCLWSVVVIAELYGIDLEAAFTTTMRQLEESLADGLGKGTTR
- a CDS encoding isochorismatase hydrolase (COG1335 Amidases related to nicotinamidase;~Cysteine hydrolases; This family contains amidohydrolases, like CSHase (N-carbamoylsarcosine amidohydrolase), involved in creatine metabolism and nicotinamidase, converting nicotinamide to nicotinic acid and ammonia in the pyridine nucleotide cycle. It...; cd00431;~Isochorismatase family; pfam00857;~catalytic triad [active];~conserved cis-peptide bond;~identified by MetaGeneAnnotator; putative;~isochorismatase hydrolase [Streptomyces bingchenggensis BCW-1]) — its product is MSCDSSTTSDHRSPTTTRPTRPARPAHAGRRHAYPRLDPARTALVVIDMVPFSDGPYERGVIPRIEALAGALRQAGGLVAWVLPGSGGRRAVREEFYGPEIAELFRTSGGSGPLARRLWPQFTVDEDRDLLVEKTAVSTFFPGCCPLPGLLAERLIDTVVVCGVVTDVCVAGSTRDAFTLGSRVIVVADGTAAGSDEVHNAALRTLYRSFGDVRPTTEVLELIRAGR
- a CDS encoding hypothetical protein (identified by MetaGeneAnnotator; putative;~sequence version:1); this encodes MKNTNPGARYERGGGRRAATALLPLLLTALPACQAEAGGAKGTGSPAPIATPVFETRLDGQLSAASKATAAAGSSAFTATVSYGTAVDTSTGTQDYAADTARAERELTIPRRFPDDAASDLGGRAGGSAVRETYEVQGNRVDYLTRQGDWLRYSSRASMDIVDDFEGALVRAGDSAPYGGTLAEVVRTAHATKQPAKGAHGVRTYELSVPPRTAAPALPRAFQHALLYFEGSEQITLTVVLDKQGRLLRAGADYTPALAALHKGGRLKGVTSLKAEYVLTGHGTTKVPAPAAGAAGGKLRDAEQALTRLTEVKPGACGSANTGLGGSLSLVRVVPCGKGADVRVFGQVEVKETIQDNPDGVADRKAGDRCRTKFDTAPAAWVNRARPAGTFYTWGGASSSSSYTGPDVDIEGAYACYVELSGRR
- a CDS encoding hypothetical protein (identified by MetaGeneAnnotator; putative;~sequence version:1) translates to MAASASEVNKALSGLYGHVRRLERDEPEPGETREAALRAQAEIWDLLRDMRTMMRRDLGVTSAPLLAQPSGRTRAVR
- a CDS encoding membrane protein (identified by MetaGeneAnnotator; putative;~membrane protein [Streptomyces collinus Tu365]), with protein sequence MAADANEPAGAADPGRPREPGQPPDAAQRGDPEAGLVLGRRETPEERADRRWTELMQEIRVAQTGVQILFGFLLTVVFTPRFPYLSHTDRTIYVVTVCLGAAATGALIGPVSFHRMVAGRRLKPRAVTWASRLTFAGLVLLLATLCAALLLVLRVATGAPLVPWLVAGLLVWYLLCWFVLPLWVRRRHTDGPRRTAP